The DNA sequence tctccctctctctttctctttctccctccctccctctctctctccctctctccccctctttccccctctttccctctctccttccccctctccctctctctctccctctccctctccctctctctctccctttcttgccAGAGGAAAAAGTATTGTGACTCTTGATGTCTGTAAAACAACTACTCCAAGAGCGCTTTATTTCCAGAATTGAcagtcttgtttttaattttttaactactCTGGGCCTATTTTAACTACTGAATGCCTATTTGGCAATAGGATCATAAGTGTTATAATTTAATTAAACCTGGGAATTTTCTGCTTCCAGGAAACTAATAGTTTATTATGTAGACTTCTAAGCCACCATGATGAGCAGGTAGATGAGTAATGTGAATAGCAAGGAACTTCTATTCTAATGAATTGTTTTACTGTGTCAGAGGGATCCCAGGATTGCTAGATCTTACATATACTCTGGAAGAGATGATAACTTCCTTCTTGTTTATTTCCCCCAGTTTAAAAATGCTAGTTAGGCCCATATAAAATATGTCATTAGGCCAGACCCAGTCTGTGACTGACTAGTAGCTGAGATCAGTGATACAGAAGCAGTAGTAACTATAAGGATTAGAAACAGCATCTGGAATAGCAAGCAGCAGATGTGAGCTTAGGGGCAGTTACACCCTGCTAACAcatagaagagaaaagagagaactaGACAGTTGAGTTTGtagatcttttttttgttgttgttctttttaaagttttctgtcagtactggggcttagatGCAGCGCCTCAtgcccttgcttagctttttcacttaaagctgaccctcttccactggagccacagttccacttccaactttttgctggccaattagagataaaagagtcttTAGGACTTTTCCgaccttgctggcttcaaactgaattgCAATCcttgacctcagtctcctgagtaactaggattacagttgtgagtcaccagcacccaactgagaggaggaaaggaaagggaagatgaaggagagaggacaggagggagtgaggaggggagaggaagggagaaggaaaggaggagaggaatgTGGAATggaggagagtgggagggaagggaaagaaagaaggaaaaagatggCATCTTTAGGGTGTTTCCAGCCAAATTGTGTTACTTGACAGGTGCAGAAGCTGAGAGGAGAGGTCTTCAGTACTTTGTGGTAGCTAGTTAAGATGCATTTTTCAGGGAGATTAACAAGGTCCAGGTTTTGACATCAGGCATCAGGTCACAAGTTTACCTCTCAGAATGTGGTTTTAGGTAGTTTGATCTGGGATGGGGTTCACGAAAGCCAAATAGGAAGGGTTGTGGTTAAGGTGATGGTACCTGTAAAACACTGGCGCACATGGTGGCATGCATATGATTAGCGACTGTCAACACCAGCTCTCACCAATCAGCTGTCTTTCACTGTAACAGCTGTCCGACCTGCAGGTACGAGGAAGTTACTTGTCTGCCACTGCATTAAAAGAGGTATTAGTCTTGAACAGATTAAAAAGTAATGTGTTCTTTATTGTCTGAGTTGCTGAAGGACTATAGTGGTCGAGGAATGTAACTGTGACTTGACTGGTGGATGTTACATGCTTTGTCTGAACTGGCATGGTATGCTTTTGTTTCATTCAGCACGGTCATGCGCTACCTGTCTATAACCTTCCTTTTCCTTGGTAAGTATCACTATTTTGAGTCAATATAGTAAAGAGGCAGGACTATTAGTCTGTCATGCCTTGAACATAAGCACCTATGTCCTTGGGGAAAAGTTGTGTATTATTTACAGTAATTCTTCATTTCAAAAGTTAATTACagattttaaaattcttaatttcagattttctttttttctggggaACTGTATTTTTAATCACAACGACATTAGTTGCccttctgaaaaaagaaaaccgAGAACTACCGATAGCGAAAGAAGAGACACAAGGCATCACAGACACCTATAAGCTGCTTTTTGCAATCATAAAGATGCCAGCAGTCCTGGCATTTTGCCTTCTGATTCTAACCTCGAAGGTAAGAGCTTTGTGAGCACACTTCCCCTTCTATGGCAGTTGCTAGCTTTGTGGAATACTGTAGAAGTCAGTCCTTTGTACAAGCTCCTTCCCACACCATGAGGATTTAACAGTGAAAAACTATATTTTTTATTACATATACTTAAAATTATGATGATATCAAgtataatcttattttattttatttttgctagtcctgggccttggactcagggcctgagcactgtccctggcttctttttgctcaaggctagcactctgccacttgagccacagcgccacttctggccttttctatatatatgtggtgctggggaatcgaacccagggcttcatgtatacgaggcaagcactcttgccactaggccatattcccagcccctcaagtataattttaaaggaaGCTAAGTAAGTGACTTGGAATTTTGAAAAGAATCACATCACTTTGAAGAACTGCTAGTAAACATGAATTTTATTAATGTTATTAATGGTTGGGATGGAAATGAATACCTTGAAAATTAATAACTCCCTATTGTCAAAATGAGTACACCCTTAGTAATATTGGGAAGGTAAAATTATCCATGAGAATATGCTTTACAAAGACATGGAAGTGTATGTGTGTTGAGAAGTGTATTTAAAAAcccatttagggctggggatatagcctagtggcaagagtgcctgcctcggatacacgaggccctaggttcgattccccagcaccacatatacagaaaacggccagaagcggcgctgtggctcaagtggcagagtgctagccttgagcgggaagaagccagggacagtgctcaggccctgagtccaaggcccaggactggccaaaaaaaaaaaaaaaacccatttaaTTGGGCTGAAAGTTTGGTTCAATGGTATAacaactgcctagcaagcacaggccgaCAATAAAAGAAgtccattaaaatatttatatgtatttgtactagtcctggagcttgaactcggggcctgggcaccatccctgagctttttagtgcaagacctaacactctaccacttgagtcacaggctttttgattgttaattggacaaaagaatctcatggattttctctgcctgggctggcttataaccacggtcctcagatttcatcctcttgtATATGTCAGATTATAAGTGTGCGCTACCTGCACCCAgcactgaattcttttttttttttttttggccagtcctgggccttggactcagggcctgagcactgtccctggcttcttcccgctcaaggctagcactctgccacttgagccacagcgccgcttctggccgttttctgtatatgtggtgctggggaatcgaacctagggcctcgtgtatccgaggcaggcagtcttgccactaggctatatccccagccctgaattctttttttaaacactgacatatgccataaaataaatgagtaactGGTAACTTACTCTGCATAAAGatggctcagttttctagttttaaaacatttatgaGATGTGATAGTAGAAGGGTAAGGTTACTTTACAGCAAGCTACCGCTCCTATGATGAGTACTTCATAGGAATTCATTTGTATGTTTGGGCCAAGCAGCATGAGGACTTAACAGCGATCTTTTAACAGCCCTACCAGAAGCatgccttttgtttccatttctgtcaGTGAGTTCTTGGGCTAGAGATGTGACGGAGCACCCACATAATAAGTGCAAGGCCCAAACTGCAAATCCCAGTAccgccaccaaaaaaaaagttcctattcCTCTTTAATGACAGAGGAGGGGAGTTTAGGTGATACTAAAAAACAAGTGTTTAATCACAACACTTAGAAATGAACACTGTGGGCAGCATGTTTGGTGCAGTTCTTCTGAGCCTGTACATGTGCGTCCATGCTTGCGTCCTTATACACttcatagacacacatacactaaTTTATACAGTGTTTTTCCAGACACGTTCCTATATCATAACCATAATATGTAAATTTGTTGTAATCTTACccgtttttctgtttatttgatttgcttgtctttatttttcctccATTGTTTTAGCATCAGTCAGTTACACAAAGGCTCCATTCTGCCATGTCCACATGCACAGGTTTTACTTTGATCAGACTTACGCCAGgaactctttctcctctccccttcccatttcccaggTGAATCTCAACAAACAACGTTGTTCTACTTTCACACCTGTACATGagtatttcctttctctctctcactagtgcccacaccctgagcaGACCTGCTTTACAttcctgtttttcatttttgtgtgtatatgtgttaatTGTTCATAAGATTTTCATTATGATTTACAGTACATGTACTGCACTTTAATCAGATTGACTCCTTGCTATCCTCATTTTTTCCTACCCCCCCATTTCTGATTGTGCTTatgttttttaattataaaaatgcaCTAGCGAACGTTTAAAGTGTTGATAAAGGCCCTGTACAGTGTGTATttttgttgtggggttttttttttttgagaagtgcATCCAGCTCCTCTGCTCATATGATCTCCCAGCCTCTGAGGAGGTAGCACTACAGACATGCTTCTGCCGCCTGACTATTGGGATGTGGATTCTGTGTCTGATGCCTGTGTCCTTCCAGCTCTGCCTTCTGTGAAGTGCATTCACGTGGTCACTTTTTTCATCTCATTATATGAACATATTCCTTGGCACGAATAGGCCACTAGCCATTGTGGTTTGAGGAGTGGGCTACAAGCGTTCATGTTCAAGACTTGAGGTGAGCCTGGGTGTACAATTACGATACGGAGGAGCAGAGTTATTGGATCACAGGGAACTTACAGCTTGCACTGTGAAGAACCCAAGTGGGCCCCGTCTTCCAGCCTCTAGCAGTGTGTGTCGCTTCATACCTTTGAAAATGCATAAATCTTGTTTTCCGTTTTAGTATTTCTGATGGGTATGTAATGATATCTTTATTAATGATATTGATTTGCATGTTCCTGATGCTTATAAAGTAGAAAAATCTTTTCATATGGTTGTTGGCCTTTGAATATTCAGAGATGCCTTTTTAAAAGAACTTACTCTCTTATGTTAGTGTTTCATTACATATATCTCCTACTATAAaccattgtttttgtttcttgtcggtcctagggcttgaacctttTAAGAGTAAATGTTgatagggttgggaatatagcttagtggtagagtgcttgccttgcatgcatgaagccccgggttcaattcctcagcaccacataagcagaaaaggctgaaagtggtgctgtggttcaagtggtagagtactagtctcaagcaaaaagaaaccaggggcagtgcccaggccctgagtccaagccccaggattgtcaaaaaaaaaaaaaaagtaaatgttgaAGTACATTTATATATCTCATATCTCATTTTTACCAAGAGAATGGATAAAATGTAAGTGAAAATTCTGGAGTTACCGGTACAACTTTGGAATTTAAGATGTTAATagtgctaggtactggtggctcacacctgtaatcctagctgctcaggaggccgaaatctgaggatcatggctcgaggccagccatggcaaaaaaaattgcacaagactcttttttttgtttgttttgttttttgccagtcctggggcttgggctcagggcctgagcactgtccctggcttctttttgctcaaggctaacactctaccacttgagccacagcgccacttctggattttcctatatatgtagtgctgaggaatcgaacccagggtctcatgtataggaggcaaggactctaccactaggccatattccccacccTGCTTGAgggctcttatctacaattaaccacataAAATCCGGAAATGAGGCCATGGCTAATAGTGATAGAccactatccttaagcaaaaaacaaaggcgggggggtgggggggaagctctGGGGCAATactcaggccttgacttcaagccccatgaccaacaacaacaaaaaactgtttATGGTGAAGTTTGTTCTTTGGCCCCATCCCAAGAAGGTAAAatggctgggtgccggtggctcacgcctgtattcctagttactcaggaggctgagatctgaggaccacagttcaaagccagccatggactaaaaaaaaagccagaagtggaactgtgactcaagtggtagaagagtgctagccaagagcacaaaagctcagggacagagagcctaattaggcacacacaaaaagtttatttgTAATTCTGTATGTTATGtataatttgctttaaaaatatggtATTATTTCATACTTACTGAAAATTTTCCATCAAAGGGACTTCCTAGGTAGGCTTTTAGAGTCTAATTGATAAGGATTTAACTGTTTGTTCCATTCTTCTGAAATGTTTCTCGGAGTCTTGGTGTCCATTGTGTACCCCTTACCCATAAGTAACTTAATCATGTATTCCAAAGAACAAGATTCTCTGTCACAAAACCAAGCCCAGTAAGAAATTAGGAAGTTTCAAATTGATAAAAATTGTTTTgggcagtactagagcttgaactcaaagcctccagCTCcacattatcttttcttttttttttttttttttggctgaaggctggccctaccacttgaggctcacagctctgcttccagcctttttgatCGTTAAAGTTAAAATACAGAATCTCCTACGTGGGGGGCCTGAGGGTATTGGGctctttatttttagttgttgtttgagCCACTGGTAGTTCCTGTCAGTCTCAAGTCTTGGGTCGCCCTCACTGCTCATAGGAGATGCTGAGGCGACGCCCCCCAGGACTTGtccccccacccgcccgcccacccgccctgcTGGTTCTCATCGGGGAGCACCTGACTCAGGGCTGGTTGTTTTCCCCGTCGCAGATTGGCTTTTCAGCGGCAGATGCCGTCACGGGGCTGAAGCTGGTGGAGGAAGGGGTGCCCAAGGAGCACCTGGCCCTGCTGGCCGTGCCCATGGTGCCCCTGCAGATCGTGCTGCCTCTCGTCATCAGCAGGTACACCGCCGGCCCCCAGCCCCTGAACGTGTTCTACAAAGCCATGCCCTACAGGTAAGTGCGGCTCCAAACcagatggagggggaggagggggggggaagaggtgGGGATGTGGAGCTGACCTCAGCCTGGAGTCCCCCCactgccccttccccccaagccaGCCGCCTGGGGGCGGCCGGGTGACAGGGCGGGGACTTGTAGGGGGCATGGAGGGAGAGCCCAGGGAAGGGCGACCAAACACTTTTTTAAGACGTGGGTCGGCATGGGGGTTGTCCCGCACTGCCCCCGCTGGCTTAGTGTGTGGAGAAGGCGTGGcgtctctcccccttcccctcccacacCGCCCCTTCCTCCTTGGCAGGTTACTGCTGGGGCTGGAGTACGCCCTGCTGGTCTGGTGGACCCCCAGGGTGGAGCACCAGGGAGGGTTCCCCCTCTACTACTACGCGGTGCTGCTGCTGAGCTATGCCCTACACCAGGTAAGCCGCCCTCTCTCTGGGAGGGAGGACGATGCGGACGTCCCAGCGAGGATAACATTGGATGGTGACTTTTAGTCTTGGGTCTTTGAGTAATGAGTTCTGTTATAGAGCTGGCTTGTTCATTCATTGttcttttgaaattttcattCAACAAGAAATTGTTACATTTCAAAGTTGTCTCCAGAGCCAGCTCACTTtcccctgatttttctttttggcattatTGCTagttgaaatcagagccttgggCTTTCTAGACGAGCAccgtaccacctgagccacaacccagccgttttttgtttcgttttctttgctttttctttttttggcttttgtcGTTGTTTCCTGATAGACAGGGTCTTCCATTTCTGTCCAGGACTGGCCTTGGATTGTAATACTTCTGCTTACGCATCCTGGAttgcaggagtgaaccaccatgccattggttggttgagatggggcagcactaactttttgctggggctggccttgagaTGGGAGCCTCCTATCCCTACCTCCCCGTCCCCGGTGGCTGGGATTGTAGCTGTGGGCCACCACTCTGTCCCCAGCGGATTTCACTCTTGCCTAAGTAGTTGTATCCATGGATGTGGAGTCTTTCTTCAGCTCCCATgatctgttcatttgtttgttcattctttctctctctctctctctctttctttctctctctctctttctttctttctttctttctttctttctttctttctttctttctttctttctttctttctttctttctttctttctttccagtcctgggccttggactcagggcctgagcactgtccctggcttcgctttgctcaaggctagcactctgccacttgagccacagtgccacttctggctttttctgtgtatgtgatgctgaggaatcgaacccagagcttcacgcatgctaggcaagcactctaccactaggccacactcccagcccatgaTCTGTTCTTTCTGAAGAAATTGACAGGTCATGAGAACTGGATTAAAGGCTTCTGACTTTGACTTCGGTGTTGCCCTTACGCCTTCACATGTGTGATCGTGGCAGACATGTGCTAGGCTTCCCTCTCTTGCTGTGTTCCAAATGTAGGCTTGGTCTGCTCCACCCTCACCTGGGCTGCTGCTGAGAATGGGGGCTAGTTCTGGACAGACCGACATGAAGAGCAGCTTCCTTGGGCACAGCTGCCGCTATTGCTAAGGCGGGTTTCCTTTGGAACCTAGACTAAACACTCTGAAAGTCATGCGCATACACCAGCTTCTTCTAAATGGACCTAAAAGTAGCTACCAGCTCACCTGAGGAGGTTGGGTTGTCTTACTCATTGCATATGATCAAATCATTTCGAACTGTTAGTGGATCCCAACTGGCCATATATTTATAGGCATTGTGCCCCTACTCTCAGCTGTATCCACATAAGTGTTGATAATTCTGTTTTCACACACTTAGGTAATACTGGTCCACGCAAGGAGATGTAAAGGAGTGTTTGTGTTTAGGTAACACCTAGGTGTGGAGCAGGTGAAAGACCAAATGTTACTCCTTTGGCTTTAGGAAAGTTCTCAAAGTGTGTTAAAGAAATTGCAGCCGCAGACACTCATGGAGAAAAGGTACAAGGCCAGAGATGGAGAAACTCTGCAGGCGGGACTGCACACCTGGTCTGTCAGGGAACGCTCGCAGGGAACGCCTAGGGTACACCTGTATGAATCAGTCCCCAGTGCCGTCAGAGAGGGAGCCCTGGAGTGGCGCGTGACTTCATGCCTCCACACCCCGTTGGGCTTTGGAGCGCCCCTCCATGAACCCCCTTggagagctcagaggagtgcTACTTAGAACGTGGCTTCTTAGGGCTTCCTGAGAGGGGATTCTTGGCTCTTAAaacagtttttatttcttctcggTATTGTTTGCCTTTCATTTGTCAGATGAATTTTGGAATGCTATTTTCttctatatatatagaaaagataCATGTTCATGTTTCCATGATTGAGTGTTCATATAACTAGTACAGGCATATAAACTCAaacatacttttttatttttgccagtcctggggcttggactcagggcctgagcactgtccctgtcttctttttgctcaaggctagcactctacctcttgagccacagcgccactcccagatttttctgtttatgtggtactgaggaatcgaacccagggcttcgtgcatgctaggcaagcactctaccactaagtcacattcccagcccgatacacacattttataaatatgtgtgtatcaGTTTTTGTACTGTACCTAAATAGATCACATACATATCAAATAGGAATATgtgataatatatgtgtgtgtatatatatgtatatatgtatatatacatgtatatatacatatatacgtatatgtatatatacatatatatgtgtgtatatgtatatgtgtgtatatatgtatatatgtatatatgtgtatatatgtgtatatgtatatgtatgtatatgtatgtatgtatatatatgtatatatgtatatatgtatgtatatatatacatatatatatacacacacacatatatccctGTCTAGTCATGGAAGATCTGGACTATCATTATTTGTAATACACTATGTATACTCGTATTTATAGTACTCTgcattgtgtcataattccatgtTCCCTGTTCCTCTAGCATACAATAAATTCTTCAAGCACTGTTTCTTACTCATCTTTGTATTGCCATAAAAACTTGGTTTATAGTATGTTCTTGCTGGATGTTTGTTAAATTCAGTTTAGAAAGGtcttaaatattaattttgagGTTTATAACTTAGAtcatacttttgttttgttttttttgtttttgccagtcttgggccttggactcagggcctgagcactgtccctggcttccttttgctcaaggctagcactctgccacttgagccacagcgccacttctgaccgttttctgtatatgtggtgctggggaatcgaatccagggcctcatgtatacaaagcaagctctcttgccactaggccatatccccagccccttagatcATACTTTTAATAAGTCTTAACTATAGAAACTGAGGCAGATCTAACAGGACAGCTCCTGCTTGCTGCCTGAGACCTTGGGCCCAGTTTCCAGCAACCACTAGAACATAAGCCTAATCACACTAACAAGCTTTGTCTTTTGGTTTGGGAGGGTTTTttgtatgctagtcctggggcttaaacgcaGGCCCTGGGCTGTGTGCCCCTgtgtcttttgcttaaggctagcgctctaccacttgagccacagctctacttcaggcttttttttttggtagtttagtggattaagagtctcacagactgtcctgcctgggctgccttagaactggggtcctcagatctcagcctcgtgagtagctagggtgacatgcgtgagccaccagcaccctgctaaaGGTTTCATTTCCCCCACAGGTGACATTGTACAGCATGTATGTCTCCATAATGGCTTTCAATGCCAAGGTTAGCGATCCACTCATCGGAGGAACCTACATGACCCTTCTGAATACCGTGTCCAATCTGGGAGGAAACTGGCCTTCCACGGTGGCTCTGTGGCTGGTGGATCCCCTCACAGTGAAAGAGTGTGTGGGAGCGTCTGACCAGAATTGCCGAACCCCCGATGCTGTCAAGGTGAGTGTGCCTTAGTGTGAGCGCACGTCGGGCTCATGGGAGGACGCTTGTCTCTGCGTTTACCTCCGGGAGCAATCCTGTAAAAAAGTCACGCGTGGGCTGCAAAGGTGGctgagcggtagagcgcttgcccagCACGTGTGAAGCCCcgcattcgattcctcagcaccacatacacagaaagggctggaggtctcgctgtggctcaagtggtagagtgccagccttgagcaaaagaagctcaggccctgagttcaagccccaggactggcaaaaaataaaaaataaacaaatcacaCGTGTGTGTAGTTTGTATTGTAGAATCTCTGCCTTTTCCCTGTGACTGTGGTGGCTTCTTCACAGCAGAGgagtccttccctcccccagggtCGCtgtgggacagctcccagactccAGGAAAGGAACATTCCACTTGCTTCCTAATGATCATTGCAGTGTGGCTTGTCCacaactcatttccaattaacattAATCTCCTCCTAGAACAGCGTTGTTGGCAACTTCCTCACATTTCAGAGAAGGAAAGACTGCATTTTGAAAATAAGCTCTCAGGGGcctggaatatggcctggtggcaagagcgcacgccttgtatacatgaagccccgggttcgattccccagcaccacatatatagaaaaccagcgccagaagtggcgctgtggctcaagtggcagagtgctagccttgagcgggaagaagccagggacagtgctcaggccctgagtccaaggcccaggactggccaaaaaaaaaaaaaaaaaggaaagaaagaaaataaaaagctcaaaaTGTTTCAGATTTATAGTGCCATCGCAGACACTAGCATGGTTTGCCATTTGAAGGGAGTGAAATATTGAAATGTTTTTAACAAATGTGTCATGATGAATCTCTTAAATTGCAAAGTAAAATAATTGCTGTATACTTTTATTTTGAAACTGGATTATtcattagaattttatttttatagctttGCAGAAAACTCGGTGGCTCGTGTGTTACAGCCCTGGATGGCTATTACGTGGAGTCcattatttgtgtttttattggATTTGGTTGGTGGTTCTTTCTTGgtccaaaatttaaaaagttacagGACGAAGAGCCATCTTCATGGAAGTGCAAAAGGAACAATTAACGCACCATAACAGGCAGACATGCTAGAAGGTAACTGGGCTTAGTTTTGTTTGGAGAGTTGTGATAATCAGTGCGCAACACTATAAAATACTACTTAAAACAAGGAAATTATATAAAATGCCAAATAGTTGAAAAATAGGGACTAATTTATGTGTTTTATCATACTTTTTCCTTGCCTTGTTAATGTATTTAAAGTTTCCTTAAGGCCAGGAAATTGGCTCTGTAAGACTTTCCTGGGCATGTTATTTGATTTCTTGTACTGACTAAGCATACTCTCGGCTACAGCCCAGCGCTGATGTGCAGCTAAGTATTGGTATTGGTTCCTGTTGTTGAGCTGTATTTTACATTTGGGTACAGTGTGCTAAATGCAAAGCAGCTCGCTCAATACTTGGGACTGACTATAACTGGTTGAACTTCACTGGAAGTTAACATCCTATTTGAATTGTTAGCCAGTTAGAGTTGATGTGGAATTTCCTAGGAAGAGAATGTAGACCCCAGAAGCATAACTTAGCTGTTGTTTTTGTGACCATGACCacattgtacaaaggtgtttaaaaaaagaaaaaaggaaaaaaagactattTTAAGTGTACTTTctgcttttgtaatcattaaaAATTTATAAGACTATTCAaactattttttataaaattaaaactatgatttttttaaatttatttatttcctcagCCCTTCCACCTTCTTGTAACTACTCTGATTCCTTGTTAACTTTGACCCTGTGAAGGTGACAGGTTTTCTCACCGGtgcagcacacagcacacagctaGCTAATGAGGGGATCAAATTTACTGTTCATGGCaaagttttgaaaataaaatattccttaaATACTTGTTTTAATTACTGTGAAAAAACAGTTAGCTTTCTAACCGAGTGAAATTTAGATGAATAAAAAAGGACTTTTGGAAAGTAATGTTTTAAACAGTGAGACAGACGTCCCTGTGCCTTTGACAAATGAAGTCATGTGGCAGGAAAGTTTTTTAATGAAGCACTTTACTGATGAAAAGATGCTGTAATTGCTTTGTGCCAGATCAACTGTGACATGCCCTTTTGTTGAAGCTCAGCCTTGTGTCTTCTACATAAACTCGTTTCCAATG is a window from the Perognathus longimembris pacificus isolate PPM17 chromosome 5, ASM2315922v1, whole genome shotgun sequence genome containing:
- the Slc33a1 gene encoding acetyl-coenzyme A transporter 1 isoform X1, which encodes MSPTVSHKDSSRQRRPGTLNHCPEVRSGPLPPGGWDDGPLDAAGGEGDREALLRDADPGDPPKGPRSYRAELGSILLLLLLYVLQGIPLGLAGSVPLILQSKNVSYTDQAFFSFVFWPFSLKLLWAPLVDAVYFKSFGRRKSWLVPTQYVLGLFMIYLSTQVDHLLGNTDGRTPDVVALTVTFFLFEFLAATQDIAVDGWALTMLSRENVGYASTCNSVGQTAGYFLGNVLFLALESADFCNKYLRFQPQPRGIVTLSDFLFFWGTVFLITTTLVALLKKENRELPIAKEETQGITDTYKLLFAIIKMPAVLAFCLLILTSKIGFSAADAVTGLKLVEEGVPKEHLALLAVPMVPLQIVLPLVISRYTAGPQPLNVFYKAMPYRLLLGLEYALLVWWTPRVEHQGGFPLYYYAVLLLSYALHQVTLYSMYVSIMAFNAKVSDPLIGGTYMTLLNTVSNLGGNWPSTVALWLVDPLTVKECVGASDQNCRTPDAVKLCRKLGGSCVTALDGYYVESIICVFIGFGWWFFLGPKFKKLQDEEPSSWKCKRNN